From a region of the Zingiber officinale cultivar Zhangliang chromosome 10B, Zo_v1.1, whole genome shotgun sequence genome:
- the LOC122029210 gene encoding uncharacterized protein LOC122029210, translating into MAPYEALYGQRHCSGEAARDQNVVVMQYDNRIDHMESLWVVHERRPWDLPLADEGRIRAWTAGKQLRDSELLIHRVVVFLFLRCLETSVEVVCALCCIVDDHQLLLSMETSYYVFLDPSHVKVYLIFPCSFQILLRYCCDSPIFGPQIIASSL; encoded by the coding sequence ACATTGTAGTGGAGAGGCGGCGAGGGATCAAAATGTGGTGGTGATGCAATACGACAATCGGATCGACCACATGGAGTCACTCTGGGTGGTGCACGAGCGGCGTCCTTGGGACCTGCCGCTGGCCGATGAGGGCCGGATCCGGGCGTGGACAGCTGGGAAGCAGCTTCGTGATTCTGAACTCCTAATCCATCGCGTCGTCGTCTTTCTTTTCCTCCGCTGCTTGGAAACATCTGTCGAGGTCGTCTGTGCCCTCTGTTGCATCGTCGATGACCACCAGCTCCTGCTCTCCATGGAGACAAGCTACTATGTTTTCCTCGATCCCTCTCATGTCAAAGTATACCTCATTTTTCCTTGCTCGTTTCAGATTCTTCTAAGATATTGTTGTGATTCACCAATCTTTGGACCTCAAATCATTGCTTCCTCATTGTAA